The nucleotide window CTCATCATTGACAAGCTGACTTTCTCCTTCCAGAAGCCCATCTCCATGTCTTGTGTAAGTTTTCCCACACTGTGCTGGTCAAAGGAAGGGAGGGGCAATATggtaaaataaattcagaaaactcAAGAGGTAAACAaaattggggctgggcacagcagctcacacctgtcatcccagcattttgggaggctgaggtgggcagatcgcttgagcccaggagttgagaccagcctgggcaacatggcaaaaccctgtctctgcagaaaatacaaaaattagccagatgcggtggtgcacgcctgtagtcccagctacacaggaggatcgcttgagtccaggaggcagaggttgcagtgagccaagattgcaccactgcactccagcctgggtgacagagcaagaccctgccacaaaaaaaaaaaaaaagaaaaaaatgtctagcAGTTTCCCCCTTTTTTGGAGGACTCTGCAGAGCCTTTAATGGGCTAATGTGATTATGAATTTCTTACTACCAAAACTAACTTCCCCACAGAACCCCTTTTTTATAGCATAATAGATAATAGGAGACCCGCCTGCTTTGTGTTTGAATCTGGCTGCATCACTAGTTTTCACTTCtgcaaaatgaatattaaaatgacCCATATCATAAAGAGTTATGAGCACTGATTGAACTAATTCACACAAAGTGCTTAGCATGGTACCTCACACCTAGTAAGGACTCAAAAAAATGGAAGTgagggttgggcgcagtggctcacacctgtaatccctgcactttgggaggccatggtgggtggatcgcctgaggtcaggagttcaagaccagcctgaccaacatggagaagccctgtctctattaaaaatacaaaattagctgggtgtggtggcacatgcctgtaatcccagctacttgggaggctgaggcaggagaattgcttgaacccgagaggcagaggttgcagtgagccgagattgtgccattgcactccagcctgcgcaacaagagtgaaactccatctcaaaaaaaaaaaaaaaaaagaaaaaaaaaggaagtgagtaGTAGTATAAGTAGTTTCATGGAATAAGTTAGGAAAAGCTTTAGTAGGGCACTTCTCATTCGACTCTTAAGGCTCTCAATTGCCTCAGCGTTCACTTGTCTGTCTTGTATaagtatggccattttttttATCAGGGTCTAGTACCATGCTGAGTACTCGGTGGAAACTTGGCCTATGTGTGTTGATGCTGACAACAGGTGGTGTGGTTTGGTTGTATCTGAATGTTGGGAGAAGACATTCAATGTGGCTCCATGGATGGGTTAGGTTGGATTAGAGCTGAGTAAGAGACAATCCCTCAGAccatgggaaagaaaaagagatgaagatGCTAAAGGAATAGGAGAAAGACGGAAGGAATGCCAGCAAggacagaaaaggaagagaaagaatgggaggtcaggagttgtTGGAGGTCACGACATGGTTAGATCTCACTTCCCCAGGCCCCACTCCTCCAAGGACCCCAGGAGTTTTTACTTTGGGGCCCCCCCCAGGACATTAGGGGAGTTTGTGGATGGAATCAGAGGAGGGAGCTGGCGCCTGGTCCTCTTGGGAGTGTCTCAAGCCTCTTTAGTCACCATGGAGATAGGTTGCCTCTGGCCTCAGAGACTCCCCTAGGGCCTGAGGCCCCTCAGCCATGATTTAGCCTTCCTCCAACTCAGGCACAACCAGAGACAGGGCAGACCCAGGAGAGCAAGAAGtgagagacggagagagagagagtgagagcaagCAACCCAGGGTGGCCAAAGCAAGGAGtggaaagaggggagggaggtagCATCACAGGCAGAAGGCAGAACTAGGAAGCCTCTGCTCATGAGCAGGGAACCCCCTAAGAGCAGGGGTGCAGGGCAGGTCAATGAAAAGAACTTAGGAATTCCCTTGCCTCCCCCTGGGCCCCGCTCCCTGCAGGCCAGGCTGGTGATCATGGTGGGGAGACACAGGGGAGAGCCAGCTAATTGCTGGGTGTTGAGTGTTGTTGGGATgaaggggctggggaagggactTGAGGGAAGGACTTGCCCTGGGGGAAGGTGGCTGGTGTAATCAAGAGGTTCTCTGCCTTCACCCAAGGCAGGAAGGCTGAATGTTATTCCCTGCCAGGTGCTCCAGTCTGAGGTCTGTCAGAGGCAACTGTTTGAGCAGGTTGGAAGAATCAAGCCTCAGATGGGGCAGGACTTGGGTACAGCTCCACCCACCCTTTCTGGGTCATTCTTAGGAAGAAAGCCCTACAGACATGGGGCAAGGGGATACACTGCCAGACACCTCCATTTGAAGGCTGATCGGAAGGCCACTTTCCCAGAGGTGGATAGGGACATGGGGCTGGATGGCAAGATGGTAGGCTAAGATAGTGTGGGGTACAGTGGGCAGGTCTAGGATATGGCAAGaggcaaagagaaaggaaggggaaattGAGGTAGGACCTGAGGACAAAGGGCTGCTTCCAGTCTCTCTCGCTTCTTCTCTCAGTTCCAGAAAATAAGAAACCAAAACTCCAAAAATAGAGAACTTTATTGTCAGGGTCAAGGGCACGTGGGACCCAGCCCCAGAAGCCTAGTGGTGAGGAAGAGGTTAATGCACAATACACACAGAAGGCACAATGGCGAGGTCCCCTCCCCTGGCAGACTCCCCACTCAGTTATCCACGGGACCCCAGGTCTCCCTGTTTCCCTCCTAGAGAAGCACCTAGGGCTGGTCTCACATAGAGACCTAGGTTTGGAGTAGACTTCTTCCCCATTTCCCTCCCCACTTCTGCTCACCTGCccaccacccccaacacacaaGGCCCAGCAGCTGGTTCAGGGCAAGTCACAGGCCTCTCCCcagtggggagagggcagggaggagacCACAGAGCACACCCTCCCTTAATCTTCACTCAGCCTAATCCCTGTGCCTGGGTGAGGCAGCAGTGTTATTaccaaggccccacctcccaccgCTGGCTCAGGCTGGCCCCCACACTGGCAGGCACAGTAAACCTGCTCCATCACTCCCACACCTCAGTCCAGATGGCTCCGTGGTAGGGGTGGGGTAGGGGCTGGGGTGTGCTGAGCTGAAAGGGCTGGCCTACCTGCTTGCTGGGGTATTTGGGGGGGTTGGTGCGGTAGCTGTAGTCGGAGTACTGCTCAGAGCCCGTGGACGTGGTGTCCCCGGTGCCCACAAATGTGTTTGCAGGTGGCAAGTCCTGTACCACCTGGTGCTTCTTGGAGGCTGAGGGTGACTGGGGCTGCAGCTGGATGGAAGGCAGTGGGGAGTTAGAGCGGTAGTGGCGGCCCAGGTCAGGGCTGCCTGGTGGGTAGTTGAGGGGCAGGTGGATGCGGGGACTGTCCCCAGGGGCATCGCTCATCAGGTTGAACTTGAGGGACTTCTGCAGCCCGGCCTCATCCTCGTCCTCCACTGGCTTCACGGGCTTTGGGGACTTGCTCTTCTTGCCCTTGCTTTTGTTTCCCTTGGAGGCCTTGCCACTGGGCTTGGGGGTGTACAGGTCCTTGGTCTCCTTCTTACCAGCCTGGTAACCACTTTTAGCCTCCCGCTGCCGGCAGTAGCGCACAAGAACCGCCAGGGCGATGAGCAAGGCCACGGCCACCACACCGGCCACCACACCAAAGAGAATGTTGCCACGCTGCTTGGAGCGCTCGTATTCTGGATCCCCAGCAATGTCAATATCCAGCGGTGTGTCCAGGCTGTGGCCCAGGAGGGTCTCCAGCAGCGTGCGGTTGGCCAGAGTCTCATTGACATAAAGGTGGACCAAGGCTGTGCCATAGCGTGGGGGCTTGCCGCGGTCACTGACCTTCACCACCAGGCGGTGTAGCCCATGGTGGCGCCGCTCAATCTCCTTCTCCAGGGTGATGGCACCTGAATGTGACCCAATCTGGAAGAGTCCGTAAGGGTTGCCACCTGCGATGCTGTAGATCAGCTCAGCATTGACACCAGAGTCAAAGTCCTCAGCTGCCACCTGGCTGACCGTCTCACCAAGACGTGTCTGGGGGGTCAGCAGCCGGTGAGAGGTGTTAGAAGGGGCAGTGATATAGGGTGCGTTGTCATTCTCATCCAGCACATTGATGGTGACGCCAACATAAGCTGAGCGAGGTGGGACGCCACCATCCACCGCCTTCAGCTGGAAGGTGTAGGTGCTTTGTTGCTCTCGATCGAAGCTCAGGCTGGAGAGGATAGTGCCTGTGCCATTCTGGATAACAAAGTCACCATTGTCCTGCTCCACTGAGAGCTGCACCTGGGCATTCTCCCCCTTGTCTCCATCAATGACAGTCACCATGCCCACCGGACTCAGCGCTGGCATGTTCTCCATCACTGAGAAGTTATAGCCACTCAACATAAATTTGGGGTCATTGTCATTGCAGTCCAGCACATTGACAAGGACAGTGGCTGTGCCCTGGAGGCTAGGGCTGCCCCGGTCAGCTGCCACCACCTTCAACTCATAGCTGTCCCTCTGTTCCCGATCCAGGGATGTCTTCACCTGGATCTCTCCAGTCTTGGGAGAGATGGTGAAGAGGCCCTTAGCAGCCGGCTCAGGCTCCAGAGAGTAAACCAGCTCAGCATTAGAGCCAGAGTCAGCATCACTGGCGGTGACCTCAGCAATCACTTCACCAGGCTTGTTGTTTTCCGGGAAGGCGACCTCAGTAACACTCTGAGTGAAGACAGGTGCGTTGTCATTGACGTCCACCACCTGCACCTTGAGGGAGTTGGTGCTGGAGAGTGGGGGGTTGCCAGAGTCCACAGCCACAATCTCAATGGTGTAGTCTCTGACCTTCTCGTAGTCCAGCGGGGTGGTAGTCTGCAGGAAATACTTCTTCTTGCTGTCACTGCCTGTCTCACTGGCCTGGCGCAGCTGGAAGGGCACATCACCTGCCACCACACAGGTGACAGCTGCATTCTCTCCCTCATCTCGGTCAGATACCTGCACCAGGGCCACAGCTGTCTCCTCTGCCACATCCTCTGAGATGTTAGCCATCCCATCTTGATGAGTCACTAGCCCTATGCCCCGGATCTCAATGGTGGGGGCGTTGTCATTCATGTCCTTCACGGTCACAACCACTTGGGCACGAGCACTCTTGGGGTTGGTGCCTCGGTCCTTAGCAAGCACTGAGAAGCGCAAGGTGCTTAAGTCCTCACGATCCACCGGGCCCTGAACAGTGATAAGTCCAGTGTTCCTGTCCAGTCGAAGAAGACGCCTCACAACTTCCGGTGCCTGGTGGAATGTGTATTCAATCTCTGCATTGGCACCTTGGTCTGAGTCATTGGCCTTCACCTATGGGAcaggagagaaaaacaaggagAACAGAGACGGTTTAGATCAGGGAGAGCAAATAAAGGGGCATATGTGCTGCCAATGTCCTTTCCAACAAGCATGGCAGACACAGCCAATCCAACATCGCTCCCTTTCCAGAAGCCATGTGTGTACTGCCTTTTCCCAATTCGGACACTCTGGCAGGCATTACTAACCTATTTTCCTGAAGAGCCCAAATGCAGCCTGCAAATCCTCAACAGTGCTACAGGCAACTATTGGAGATGGGACAGGGCAGAATTAAACTTCACTTGTCACTGCTGTGTGGGTCCACAAAAATACCAGGAGAGGATGAGGATCCAATAGAACTAGGGACGCCATTTCACCAATGAACCCTGCCTGAACCCTCCTGAAGAGATGGAGAGGTGTGAGTAGTAGAGGTGGTGTGTGTGCCCGTGTGAATGTGCACTACATGCACACctgcacacatgtatgtgtatgatTGTGTCAGAATGTGTGATTATGTGTGATATTTTTGTATGAGAAggtatatgtttgtatgtgtatgaCTGTGTCAGAATGTGTGATTATGTGTGATTTTTGAGAGAAGGTATATGtgtttgtgcatatgtgtgtttgcACACATGAGTAAAGACTCACATGCCCACCTGAAGGCCCCAGGTTGGGGTATTTCTTTTGAAAGAAGTCAGGTAGCGTTGTGGGTCAGAGAAGCCCTCCAGGCCGGGCCCCAGCCACCGCTCTGTCAAACCGGGGAAACCTGTTTCAGCAGCAACTTCTCCTCCTGGCTGGCACTGGCTGGCGAGGCACCAATGCGAGGAATCCGGCCTGAGCctgcagccaggagggaggggcTGATGCAGGCCACAGAGCCTGCTGGCAGTGGGCTGGGCTCCCAGCATCAAACAATGAACTGTCTGTCCCTCTGCAGTCAGCGGGCACGCCCTCCCACGCCAACTCCGACGCGCACTCGACCCATCTCTATACAAACATGGTTGGTAATGGGGCAAGAGGACCCAGGTGGGAATGGCCATGGGGTACTACTGGGCAGGGAGAAACATGAGGGCTGGAGTTAGGTCACAGCCAGACAGAATGTGATGGCTGTGGGGAGTGAGAGGAGAATAAGCATAACTTGGTAGAGTCTCTGGGGTAACAAAACAGGagagtcctgggttcaaatcccagttatACCACTTCCCAagtaactgtgtgaccttgggccaattATTTAACCTCCCTAAGCCTCAGTCTAGGAAcatgtgaaatggggataataatgtaACCTGTTTCACAGAACTGTGGTGAGTATCAAATGGGATAATACAGGTAAAAATGCCTGACA belongs to Theropithecus gelada isolate Dixy chromosome 6, Tgel_1.0, whole genome shotgun sequence and includes:
- the PCDH1 gene encoding protocadherin-1 isoform X2, coding for MRFRDLSFWNWGSVLGLTALVENRVSMGEALLILGPARMGPLRHSPGPGGQRLLLPSMLLALLLLLAPSPGHATRVVYKVPEEQPPNTLIGSLAADYGFPDVGHLYKLEVGAPYLRVDGKTGDIFTTETSIDREGLRECQNQLPGDPCILEFEVSITDLVQNGSPRLLEGQIEVQDINDNTPNFASPVITLAIPENTNIGSLFPIPLASDRDAGPNGVASYELQAGPEAQELFGLQVAEDQEEKQPQLIVMGNLDRERWDSYDLTIKVQDGGSPPRASSALLRVTVLDTNDNAPKFERPSYEAELSENSPIGHSVIQVKANDSDQGANAEIEYTFHQAPEVVRRLLRLDRNTGLITVQGPVDREDLSTLRFSVLAKDRGTNPKSARAQVVVTVKDMNDNAPTIEIRGIGLVTHQDGMANISEDVAEETAVALVQVSDRDEGENAAVTCVVAGDVPFQLRQASETGSDSKKKYFLQTTTPLDYEKVRDYTIEIVAVDSGNPPLSSTNSLKVQVVDVNDNAPVFTQSVTEVAFPENNKPGEVIAEVTASDADSGSNAELVYSLEPEPAAKGLFTISPKTGEIQVKTSLDREQRDSYELKVVAADRGSPSLQGTATVLVNVLDCNDNDPKFMLSGYNFSVMENMPALSPVGMVTVIDGDKGENAQVQLSVEQDNGDFVIQNGTGTILSSLSFDREQQSTYTFQLKAVDGGVPPRSAYVGVTINVLDENDNAPYITAPSNTSHRLLTPQTRLGETVSQVAAEDFDSGVNAELIYSIAGGNPYGLFQIGSHSGAITLEKEIERRHHGLHRLVVKVSDRGKPPRYGTALVHLYVNETLANRTLLETLLGHSLDTPLDIDIAGDPEYERSKQRGNILFGVVAGVVAVALLIALAVLVRYCRQREAKSGYQAGKKETKDLYTPKPSGKASKGNKSKGKKSKSPKPVKPVEDEDEAGLQKSLKFNLMSDAPGDSPRIHLPLNYPPGSPDLGRHYRSNSPLPSIQLQPQSPSASKKHQVVQDLPPANTFVGTGDTTSTGSEQYSDYSYRTNPPKYPSKQVGQPFQLSTPQPLPHPYHGAIWTEVWE
- the PCDH1 gene encoding protocadherin-1 isoform X3, with the protein product MNDNAPTIEIRGIGLVTHQDGMANISEDVAEETAVALVQVSDRDEGENAAVTCVVAGDVPFQLRQASETGSDSKKKYFLQTTTPLDYEKVRDYTIEIVAVDSGNPPLSSTNSLKVQVVDVNDNAPVFTQSVTEVAFPENNKPGEVIAEVTASDADSGSNAELVYSLEPEPAAKGLFTISPKTGEIQVKTSLDREQRDSYELKVVAADRGSPSLQGTATVLVNVLDCNDNDPKFMLSGYNFSVMENMPALSPVGMVTVIDGDKGENAQVQLSVEQDNGDFVIQNGTGTILSSLSFDREQQSTYTFQLKAVDGGVPPRSAYVGVTINVLDENDNAPYITAPSNTSHRLLTPQTRLGETVSQVAAEDFDSGVNAELIYSIAGGNPYGLFQIGSHSGAITLEKEIERRHHGLHRLVVKVSDRGKPPRYGTALVHLYVNETLANRTLLETLLGHSLDTPLDIDIAGDPEYERSKQRGNILFGVVAGVVAVALLIALAVLVRYCRQREAKSGYQAGKKETKDLYTPKPSGKASKGNKSKGKKSKSPKPVKPVEDEDEAGLQKSLKFNLMSDAPGDSPRIHLPLNYPPGSPDLGRHYRSNSPLPSIQLQPQSPSASKKHQVVQDLPPANTFVGTGDTTSTGSEQYSDYSYRTNPPKYPSKQVGQPFQLSTPQPLPHPYHGAIWTEVWE
- the PCDH1 gene encoding protocadherin-1 isoform X1; translation: MDSGAGDRRCPEAALLILGPARMGPLRHSPGPGGQRLLLPSMLLALLLLLAPSPGHATRVVYKVPEEQPPNTLIGSLAADYGFPDVGHLYKLEVGAPYLRVDGKTGDIFTTETSIDREGLRECQNQLPGDPCILEFEVSITDLVQNGSPRLLEGQIEVQDINDNTPNFASPVITLAIPENTNIGSLFPIPLASDRDAGPNGVASYELQAGPEAQELFGLQVAEDQEEKQPQLIVMGNLDRERWDSYDLTIKVQDGGSPPRASSALLRVTVLDTNDNAPKFERPSYEAELSENSPIGHSVIQVKANDSDQGANAEIEYTFHQAPEVVRRLLRLDRNTGLITVQGPVDREDLSTLRFSVLAKDRGTNPKSARAQVVVTVKDMNDNAPTIEIRGIGLVTHQDGMANISEDVAEETAVALVQVSDRDEGENAAVTCVVAGDVPFQLRQASETGSDSKKKYFLQTTTPLDYEKVRDYTIEIVAVDSGNPPLSSTNSLKVQVVDVNDNAPVFTQSVTEVAFPENNKPGEVIAEVTASDADSGSNAELVYSLEPEPAAKGLFTISPKTGEIQVKTSLDREQRDSYELKVVAADRGSPSLQGTATVLVNVLDCNDNDPKFMLSGYNFSVMENMPALSPVGMVTVIDGDKGENAQVQLSVEQDNGDFVIQNGTGTILSSLSFDREQQSTYTFQLKAVDGGVPPRSAYVGVTINVLDENDNAPYITAPSNTSHRLLTPQTRLGETVSQVAAEDFDSGVNAELIYSIAGGNPYGLFQIGSHSGAITLEKEIERRHHGLHRLVVKVSDRGKPPRYGTALVHLYVNETLANRTLLETLLGHSLDTPLDIDIAGDPEYERSKQRGNILFGVVAGVVAVALLIALAVLVRYCRQREAKSGYQAGKKETKDLYTPKPSGKASKGNKSKGKKSKSPKPVKPVEDEDEAGLQKSLKFNLMSDAPGDSPRIHLPLNYPPGSPDLGRHYRSNSPLPSIQLQPQSPSASKKHQVVQDLPPANTFVGTGDTTSTGSEQYSDYSYRTNPPKYPSKQLPHRRVTFSATSQAQELQDPSQHSYYDSGLEESETPSSKSSSGPRLGPLALPEDHYERTTPDGSIGEMEHPENDLRPLPDVAMTGTCTRECSEFGHSDTCWMPGQSSPSRRTKSSALKLSTFVPYQDRGGQEPAGAGSPSPPEDRNTKTAPVRLLPSYSAFSHSSHDSCKDSATLEEIPLTQTSDFPPAATPASAQTAKREIYL